ACTGCTGCTCGCGGGCGAGGCGGACCTCGGGTTCGTGGAGGGCCTGTCCGTGCCCACGGGGCTCGACTCCGCCGTCATCGCCCGCGACCGCCTGATCGTCGTCACCGCGCCGGCCCATCCCTGGGCCCGCCGCCGGCGCCCCCTGACGCCGGACGAGCTGGCGGCCACCCCGCTGATCCTCCGGGAACGCGGCTCCGGCACCCGCCAGGTCCTCGACGCGGCGCTCGGCGGCCTCGCCCGCCCCCTGATCGAGCTGTCCTCCACCACGGCGGTCAAGGCCTCCGCGGTCAGCGGCGCCGGCCCCTCGGTGCTCAGCGAACTGGCGGTGGGGGAGGAACTGGCCATGCGGCGCCTGGTCAGCATCCCGGTCGAGGGCGTGTCCCTCCGCCGCGACCTGCGCGCGGTCTGGCCGACGGGCCACCGCCCCACGGGCCCGGCGCGGGAGCTGCTCTCCCTGACGCGAGGGTGACGCGCGCTCCGCGACTGGGCGGAATGCGTCCCGCGCCCGGCTGGGGGAGGCACGACTGCCCGCAGCGCCGGCGACGCTGACAAGCCGACGGCTCTGCAACGCCCCAGGGGCGCGGGGAACTGCGCGACCAGCCACAACGCACCCGCACCCCGCGGACGGCCCGTGGGCGACGCCCGCCCGGCACCCACAAGGCGCGGGCACCCCGCAGCAATCGGCTTCGCCGAAAACCCCTTGGCCAGGTGGCGCAGCCACACGGCAGTCGGCGCCAACCGTCATCCCGTGGCGGAGCCGGCCGCAGTCACCAGCGCGCGCATCACCCGCACGTCCTCGCCCATCTCCGGGTGCCACTGCACGCCCAGCGCCCAGCCCCGGCCGGCCGGCAGCTCGATCGCCTCCACCGTGCCGTCCGCCGCGTAGGCCGACGGCACCAGGCCCGCACCGAGGCGGTCCACGGCCTGGTGGTGGTAGGTCGGCACGGTCGTCTCCTCCGGGACGATCCCGGCGTACAGGCTCCCCGGCACCGGCTTGACCGGGTGGCCGCCGAACACGCCGACCACCTCCGCGTGCCCCTCCAGGTGCTGGACCAGCGTTCCGCCGAGCGCCACGTTCAGCAGCTGCATGCCCCGGCAGACGCCCAGCAGCGGCACCCCCGCGGCCAGCGCTGCGTCGATCAGCGCCAGCTCCCACGCGTCCCGTTCGAGCGCCGGCGGCCCCGTGCGCGGGGAGCGCTCGGCGCCGTACCGGGCCGGGTCCACGTCCGGGCCGCCGGCGATCACCAGGCCGTCCAGCCGGGCCACCGTCTCCGCGGCGCGCTCCGGCGCGT
This genomic interval from Streptomyces sp. NBC_00557 contains the following:
- a CDS encoding gamma-glutamyl-gamma-aminobutyrate hydrolase family protein; translation: MTVRPLIGVSTYLESAARWGVWELDAALLPAGYPRLVQRAGGLAAMLPPDAPERAAETVARLDGLVIAGGPDVDPARYGAERSPRTGPPALERDAWELALIDAALAAGVPLLGVCRGMQLLNVALGGTLVQHLEGHAEVVGVFGGHPVKPVPGSLYAGIVPEETTVPTYHHQAVDRLGAGLVPSAYAADGTVEAIELPAGRGWALGVQWHPEMGEDVRVMRALVTAAGSATG